ACCAGACACCGACTCTcacgctgcagaggacaTGCATCGTGTCAAGGAGACGAGGGCAGCGAAAAAACGGCGGGAGTTCAGAACGACGTTTCACGAGGATCGCATGATGCTCTTGAGTCCGCCACGCACCAACCCctcgagagaaaaaacagatcAAGAGATATGCACCGGCGAcaacgaggaaggagaggaggcgtACGAATCGAGAGGCCGCACCTCGTTCAGAAAAAAGACTACCGGCAAAAGATTCCAGCGATAACGGCATGAAGAAAGACTTTCCGGGTATCAAACCGCGACGAAATTATAAGTGTCTGTGGAACCGCGAGAACGGCTTACGGGCCGCGGTCGACTTGCGTTTTCAGCAGAGAGCGGCTGAAACGTACCTGAGAGAGATGGAGGACTTCGCCACCGTCCTCAGGGGACAGGGTGACGGTCTGACCAGGCTTGACAACAACGCCTGAACAAACGCATGCGTACACGAGGGCACACGAGTGTTTTTACAGATTTGGATGCGGCCGCCACGCGTACAGAGAGACAACAGTCCACCTACATGCGTACGCTACCAAGCAAACGGCGTATTGACTTTGCCGGCCACCGACCCTACGGGGGTCCCACACAGAGACACTCAACGCGTAGAGTCCGGGCAAAGCTAGGGATTCCCTACACCGGAGACGAGCCAAGCAGTGTCTCAGATCTCTCAACCCCGAAACGCGTAGCCCTGGGGGcaacggcgacggccgcagacGACCGCGATAACTAAGCCGAAGGCGGTAACCGAGGTGCACAGGATGAAAAGCTTTGTTGTGAAGCACATGAGCGACGGGAATGGCTTGAAAGGAAAACCTCTGCGTGCTTGCCTTTCTCCACAAAAGGATCCCCCCATACTGATTGCCCGCCGAGTAAGCAGGGCAGTCGGCGTGGCAACACCAGGGACGATGCGGCAAAAAAGAGGGGAGTTAGAAGCAGATGACGTCGACGTAGGATCGCAAGTAGGAAAATAGTTCTCCCTTCCCACTTCAAGGACTAAAAGTCCGGCCCCACACTGTCCCCCGCCGGCAGTCCGCTAGTTTGTACCGGCACCCCGAGGCTGAAAATTTTATGGACGACGCCGCTCCCTCGCATCGACTCACCGTAAAACATTTTGTAGAGGAAGAGGGGTTCGCCACAAAGGTCGGAGAATGTGAACGTGGTACGACGAAGCTAAAAAAATGCGGCGAAACACGCCCAGTAGCAAGGTTGCAGAACGCAAGTGTTCCCGAAATACAAAAACTAACACGGGGGCAGCCCCTGGgcggtgtacatacagccTCGCACCGCATTGTCACGGGGGCCACACCACATGCTCCACTGACTCTACGACCGGGGCAGCTGTTGACTTTTCCTTCGACCCCCAGCGCAGCTTCAGGCGTTTCAACGAAAACTACCCCGAAGGGTGGTGCAACTGTGCGCGCCGGGTCGGCCGCAAGATGCGTTTTGCGACAGaacgggcgccgccgcaggcaagAGAAGTCAGCGCCACCCGGCAAACGTCACGCTAGCAAGAGAGAGTTCCTTGTGTATTCTCTCCATTTGAATGGATGACCGTGGGGCAGAACGGATCACTGGTAGCATAGTGTCACCCAAGCAAggtgccgccgccttcgcgcctcgAAAACTCTCGCTCTTACGCAGTCGTGCGATCGATACCCTAcgcagcgcaggcgtcggTACAGTGGAGACCGACAGAGGCACAGGGGGCTGGTGCGGCGCACACGTTTTTTCGAAATCTGCCGATACAAATGAACATCAATCTGCTTCGGCGTCAACGAGAGGACCACCTAGCAGCCACACACATGGAACAGCGTGGGAGATGAAGCAATGCCTCTTTGTGTGCCGAAAAAatgccgcagcggcgaaggTTTCTCACCGAGAGGATCGAGACACACTCTACTGGTAGAGGCGGCTAGTCCCTAGCCCACTCGAACATGCCCGACAGGCGTGCATACAGGCGAAAGCGTCGACTGTGACGTATTTCCAAACTCCTActgccttcttcctcacCTTGAAGCTGCGTTCTTGCGACTCTTCGTACCAGCCAAATGCGAAGCCTCACCTCTTTGAGAGTGTTGCGGTTCGCTGATGGATGTCTTCActgcctgtcgccgcgcacACCGACCTTTGCCAGGGCGGGCGCCCTCTCAagcgtggcgctgcgcgtTTCCCTCATCTGCGGTCACCAGGAATATCTCGGCTGACTTGTTGTCTCTATTCCTCCGCAGTGTCCGCGGGCTGCAGCCCCGTTCCATGGATGGCTCGGCGTCTTGTGGCAACCGAGCCGACCTCCGCCTTCGTGTCCATTCGTCGCTCGTCCGTTGGCCTCACGTGATGCAACCAACTGGGGCGCCAGCACTCGGTTttgccttcgcgtcgccgcccttcttTTCCAGCGGTAGTTCTCGTTTGAcctctctgcttttcgcCCAGGATTTTTCTGCTTCTAGCACCAAGGTGCACTGCAACTCCTccggtcgccgctgccgcataGTTTCAAAATCGGTGTGCCTCGGGCTTGAGCAGTTCCTGCGTTGACACTCCGATCAGCGCTACACACCGCAGTTCCTGCGCCGCTTTTACTCCTGTTCTCCGCGGTTTCCGTGGCGGCTTGTGTGCCTGCTTCGCACTTCTGTACTCGCGCAACTTCCGTTTTTCTCACTCCCGGACTTGTCGCCCTGTTTGTGGCCCGCGGACAACAGACGCTGGACTTTCATGAGGACCGACTGCGGGAAAAAGCACCGCGAAAGAAAACGCATTTTGAGGTTCTTAGAGAGTTTTCGCATGACTGCGGATCTCTTTTCACCAGTCGAACCCAATCATCTCGAGGATGCGACCCGAAGTGTCCCTGTCGCCGGAAGGGGCGGGTGCGGGCCctgagggcgccgcagctcgtccGACCGCAGACTTCACTTACAGAGTCGCCTTCACTCGCCATGCATCCTTGGGTAAGTgaaagcgaaaaagaaaagtGAGAAAGGACCGCTCACACGGCGCTTCATCTGCGCGCATGGCGCCCAGGCCCGTCCCCAATCCCGTGGCCGTGAGGCGGTCTGCGTCGAGAGTGCTTACTGCGGATTCGCTGTCGCAGTCTGCATATGCTCCTTTgcacgcgaggcgcttcaTCATTCGCGACTCTCTCTGCATTTCCGACCCTCCCGAGTGCAGAGGCCGGGAGCAGGAGGCGTTGCCGACCtgctcgcttcctcctttcGGCTGACCCTCGCACGTCttgtgcctctctctgcgcctgcctcagCTATCCGACGCTCTGCGTCCCTCCgcgctcttctgcgcgaccgccagagagccgccgcggcctcgccgtcctcgtcttcaacTGCGGCAGCTCATAACGACGCACGCGGACTCCGTGCCGGCGACCCTGTGGGTGAGCAGGACGGCGGGGCGAGCGGGCCTTTGCTGCAAACCAGGCCCTCGCTGTTGGTGGAgatcgcggctgcgcgggagaggaaggcgagaagcgaagaggcgggtttgtctgcgcctgcagacgcggcacACTCTGGGCTGACGGCTGGCTTTCCAGCGTATTTGACAAACGCGAAGGCCTTTCTGCGTGCGTGCaaggagagcgccgcgaacgccgctAGGAAAGCGGGGAAATcgggggcggagacggaaATCGTCCTCGTCTTGGGGAACACGAGCGCAGATCTGGTGAGCTTGCCGCAGCTGCCAAAAGGCAGGACTCAGAGGGCGAacagcgcccgcagacgcccacacgcgcagcagcgtgaCCTCTAGGGAATCATCCGCGCCTATTCGTCTACGAGCCGCTTGCTATCAAGCCTGGTTGGCTTCTCGGGGCTCAATTCGAGATCGCGTGCGCAATGAAAATCGAGGTCGCACGGGTGTGCGTCGTACACGATGCAGCTGCTTCACGAGTTTCCATGTGGCGCTTCAAAAGCATCTCAGTTATTCTGACGCCGTCTCCCGTTGTGGCTGGGTCCCCATTTCACGCAGGACAGTATCTCCGCGGCCGTCACCTACGCGATGTTTCTGGAGTTCTGCCGCTTCACGTTTGAGCCTCTCGACACGTCTGCAGGGGCGGCGGACTCCGCAGCCGATGTTTTTCCGCGCTTCGTTCCATTCGTTCAGTGTCTCTCTTGCGAGTACTCCTACAGGCTGCAGGTAAAGCGCGTCGGGGGCGCACTTCAGACAGGCCGGCAGAGCccagggtttagggtttggggACAGGGGTTCTGCGTCCGCCGTCAATCCCAGCGAGCGCACAGCCGAGCGAAGCGACTACAAGAAGCCGAAACCAGACACGACGCAGCCGCTCTTGGATGCACCCAGTGCTCGCGCGGGGTGCTTGTCGCTGCCTTAGATATCTGCGCCTGAGTCGACTCAAACGTGTAGATGCGTCTGCACACAGACTTAGATGCGCGGTGAGACTGTCTGCGTCTCGAGTTCGTGGCAGCGAACGGTCTTCGTGCTCGGGCACACGCAGAGTCGCTGAGCGGGCCAGGGTGCCAGCGACCAGAAAGCCTGCTCCTGctctccgcgtgcggcgaTACAGTGTGCGGCTTCTTATTTCTCGTGAAGCTGTGCACCACCGCAGGCACCTCGATCCTTTCGCTGCTGGCACGCCGACGCAAAAGCTCGAAACAAAAACGGATGGCCCTGGGAGGTGGAGCGTGTGGCGTGTGCCTTATTTTATTCGTCAGACCCGATGGTGGCTCGAGCACTGCGGGGCCGAggtcgacgacgcggcgcttctctttCAAGATTCCCCCGCCATACAGACTGTGAGTCAAAACACGCTGGAGCTCCTCCACGAGGCGTCGAGGAGTCGCTGCCTCAAACCCGACAAAGGCGCGATGCCGActctgcgggaggcgcgcgagcgagggtTGACTTCTGGGGCCCTAGACATATGAGCTGACTCCGGCGACATCGAGCTCCCGTTCGCTTTGTCGGCGTGGCGAGAGCGTTTTGCCGTCCGTGgtttccttctcgctctcgcagctTGCTGAGGTGGCATGGAGGGTTGTGCCGTGAGAAGGCGGGGATTGCGAGGCCGGAACAGTATGCCAGAGGACAGGCCTGCTTTAGGCAAActtgcagcgccgcgcacgtTACTTCAAAAAGCAGACACAGGCTTGCAAAGCGTCTTCTTTGCTCTTGCTCGTTGTGATGCGATGCGCAGCTCCTGACGCAGCCCGCGGaaagcgcgacggcgccgctgctctgtCTGGTTGATCACAATGCCCTGACGCCGGCGAACATTGCGTACGTTGAACGCGCAACCATAgagcgagcgcagagacagggCTCTGGGCTGCCGGTACTTCCGGTAAAATGCCTCCGGGGACTTCGCTTTCCGATGATTTTGAGGGCGGGCGCCTGAGCCTTCCGGCAGAGGCTGCGATCCTCCCACGactcgcgacgccgccgcctgccgcccagCCAGCAGAAAGGCCACGGCGCTCGGTCGCCGTAGGCGTGTTATATTGCAAGTTGCGGGGAGCTCTACAGACACTGCAGGAGCGTCCCTGTTCGCCCATCCCGGGTTACGCTTGGCGCGTTCCACGAAACAGGTGCAGATTAGGGGGCGTCTGAAACCCTAAGAGGCGGTCCAGGCTCTGTTCAGTGTGCCTAGAGCCAAGGTAGGGTGCAGGGAGTTTCTCAGTACGTCTGGTGGCGCCGCGTGAAGAGGCCCGCTTCGCACCACGCTGTGTGTTTGCAGGCTTCAGAAAAACGTCATTTCCATTCTAGACCACCACGTGGTGCTGCCGgaggctcgcgcgtcgctcggcgctgcgTTCGCCGTCGACATTCCTGGTCCGAGCATCGGCTCCTGCTGCACTCTCGTGGCGCAACTCGTGAGCATACACCTGCAAACCGACGCCGAGGGGGACAGCCTCACGTGCCTGTTTGAGGGTTTTAGGTTTTTACACTGCGGCCAGAGACGCCGCAAGGATGTAGAGTCGTTGCAGTTGGGCTCGAGGGGCTGTACGGCTTTGCGGCTGACGGCCGAGACGCGGTGGCGCTCTGCAATGCTTCGCCGAACTCGCGTGCCCGCCCCAGCCCGCGCGTTCCCACTGGTGTTACGATCCAGAGTAGCTGTGTGCAGAGGGCTGCAGCGACCACGCGTGATAGAAAATGGACGCGTGTAacaggccgcgcagaggcgcgagggatGAGGCGGGCGCTGGCTGGTGCGTTGCGTCTCGGGCGTATGCGCCTTCGATGTCTCGTCGTGCGGGCCTGCAGTGGGGAGAACTCGAAACCGCTACCGAGAGCGTCCTGCAGGCTTCCATGGACGCCACgctctttctcctcggcgcggtcgctgtcGGTATGGAACTTCGCCACTTTGGAAAGCCTCAGCTTTCGAGGAAGTCGGGCGTCCTCGCTGGCGTTCTCATCACTGCCTGCTGTCCACCGTCGTGAGATGCGCCATTTCTCgtttgagtgaacacatgCGCATCCTCGAGGGTCTCGGCGCTAGAGTTTGCATAGATGTCTAAAGCTGGACGCACGGGGCCGGACGTTGCCAGTGTATCAAAGCTCGTCTCGCATCGCCGCTGCATTGTGTCCATAGAACGAAGTGCACTCGCGCCCAGGCAagtggggaggggggaggacaAGAGATGCCTACGGCGGCATAACTGGAGCGAGGCGGTCGGAGGTAGCTTGCGAGTGCAGTCTATCTGCGATTCAGGGTTTAGAGCTTGTTCTAGAGCTGTTTCCACGGTATATGCACAGCGTCGCTGGCAAATTGAGTGCCCattttctctcgcgtctgccggCATGTCATTCTGCTGCTTGTTCGGCTGCACAGACACAACCGCGTGCGACCCGTTGCTGTTCCGCGATCGGTGGAATCTCCCGTAAGCTGCCGCGGGGGAACTAACCCCGCTGAATATTTCCACGAGACCGCCACTATCAGCGACATATGCCCTATCCACGCGCGAGCGGATCCCTCTGCGATGCGAGAAAAAATTGTGCTCTTGTTTTCCTCAATATCCActtcgtcgcccgcgtaCGTAGATGTATGGCAGGCCgtcaaccctaaaccctatgCGCAGGCACACACTTAATGACGCCTCGCTTGGCCAGCAGAAACCGCTTTGCCATCTCGCAACGGGGCAGGTATCTCGACTGACGTCGGCGTTATTTCACAGTGACAAAGAAGCTCTAGGCGCGctctggcgacgcgcagaagctGTTTTGCTTCCCCACGGCCTCCGGTCGCCTGAGGAGCTCGTCGAAGCGTTTGGCAAAATTAAATACGACGTTCCGCGGCAGCTGGCGCTGGTGGGTGTTCTTTCACTTGCGGGCACACAGACGCGGGCATTCGCATGTGCGCTGAAAAACGCGACTCACTTAGACCCACATGTGGCCTTGCAGGCGCGGAATGTAGGTACACACttaaataaataaatatatatatttatatgcagTTATGTGTGCATGAATTTGTTGAGAAGTATTGAACTAGTTTTGGTCTTTGTATCGCCAATTCGTCATTATGTGTGTGTGAATTTAGTGAGACACACTGGACTAATTTTGATCTTCGTATCCGCAGTTCGGCACTCGCGCGCCACGAGTGATACGTGAGCTTATGCACGTGTGCCCATATACATTTGTGCGTCTGTGTGTGTAgctgtgtctctgcatccATTGGCAAGCGTACGCCTTTGGTGTACTCAAGTACTGCCTGCTTTCCGGCGTTGTCTGTCTAACGCGGGACGCGAAATTTTGCATACATTGCCACATCCCCTCCTGATACCCATTCACTGCCTTGCTTACATAAGATCACGTATTCGGTTCCGCGTCGTAGCTTTGGGGATTGCGGTGACACGCTCTACGCCTGGCTCTGATTCCTCGTTGGTGATTTGCTTCCCAGGGCCTTCCCGCGCTCATGCGCGCCGACTACAAGGAATTTCTGTACacaggcgtctgcggccgcgatcTCAATGTAGGTCTTCGCTTTTGGCTTTCATTGGACGGCTGGCTCCTCCTAGCAGATGTGCCGCAGCATGTGCTTTTGCTTgtagccgcggcggcgatcACCAGTCCGTCGCTGCATCGCTTTTCCCGTCGCCAGAATTTAGGGCTGCCTCACGGTCCTTCTCTGCAACACTCCACCGTTGCCCCGTAGGGATCCTCGCGAACCTTCGCGGCTGTTTGATTTTAATTCTGGACACCTTTCGCAGAGTTTCGTCTCTTAGGCCGTCGCGACCTTTTCAGCTGATTCTCACTTCTCTGACCGTGCATGTGGTTTGTCTCCTCGGCGGTGGATGCTGCGTCCTCGGTCgccccgcctctcgccgcaggaTGTGCCCCATGCGCAAGGTAGACTCGCGGCGTAGAGCTCACAGGCGGCTAGCTGCTCACGAACTGCTTACACGGGAATATGCCGGGGGGGACTTCCTGGCAgccctgcatgcgtgcaGAGCGAAGTTCGATCCCAATGCCGCGACGTCCGCGTCAGCGGGCAGCAGCCAGTCTTGCGCACTGCCTTGCTGACTCGTTTTGATTCCgcctagggtttagggtctaGGGTTGTGCTGTGGGCCGTGTTGTCTCGGTTGCAGGTCGGCATCAGTGCCCTCACTGTTCCGCTGGCGGAGAtcctcgaggcgcagagcgaaacacagcagccgccgcctgaATGTGCTCAGTCTTTCAGAGGTCTTCGCCTCGAATTCGCGAAAGCAGCCGTGAGGACTGACGCTAGGAAGGAAGCTCCGGAGTtggcgggcgaggctgcgcgttgaagcgagcgacagcgagaaacGCCAGCCTTTTCTCGCATCTTGAACGCTCGAGCCCATCGCAGTAGAGTCGTCGAGTGCCTCGCAGCTCCCCCAGCCGTGACTGCCGCGTTGTGTGAGCAGCGTACAGCGAAGACTGCGAGAGCTCTGCGTTTGTATCAACACAATATACAGCTCAAAGAACTCAGCGCAGAcacagctgcgccagcgTGTCAGCGAGGCGATGCCTCGGGTTCTCCGATTGAGACTCAGCCAGGCGCTTAGACATCAGCGAACTATTTCTTGCCGaagctgcctcgccgcggcgaccacgtggcgcagcggagacgacggcgggggcggggggggggggggaaggggctCGAGCTGCGAACGTGAGGTGTCGACGACTGAAGGAGACTGAGTTTCTACGCTTTTCtcttgcatgcgccgctgcctcgcttcaGGCTGAGCTGATGGAGGAGCAGAACCTAAGGCTCGTCGTCGGTCTTTCGAACTACCGACCGCTGACGTCGCTTGCTTCGTCTGCCGGTAAGGGCCCTCGTCTTTTTCGTTGCTCCACTGTCGAGCCGAACAAAGCCTGAGAAGGCGCTGTGACGCCCTACTGCTGAATTCGAAGACGAGGTTGATTCCCACCCAgagatgcatgcgcacatCGGCGGCTTGCCGTCGGGTTTCTtctgctgcatctgctgccaggcgtcgcgcgggcggTAGGGCGGAGAGCCGCCCAAGTTCTCTATCTTCGTTGGGAACACGCTTGGACACCCATTCAGCTTTAGTCTCTCCACCACTCCTCAGTTTAGGTTAAGGcgtcctttgtttacagccatatatatttatgtatacagtgtatatatttatgtcTAAATCAAACCAATGAAACGCATGTGCATATTTATATCCGTGCATGCACGTCTCACACTGTCTCTGCTTGCATATAGTTCTGCTTCCGCATTGCACGGCTTTGTACATCCTTTCGGACGGGCATCTACGGAGCCCCCGGGCTGGCGTCACTCGCTGAGAGCGAGCCCCCGGCAAACAAGACGTCGCTGGCAGGCCTGACGTCCTCGCACCGACCAGCTGCccggagcgacggcgcgagtcTTCCTGTTTTTGCGTTTTTTTAGGCTTGCAACGGCAAGTCGCAATGATCGCCAAAAAAGAGTTTCAACATCTGGCCGAAGGTACGCAACGACCCCCAGCCCCTGCAGCCCACACATACACTTCCAGAAGCCTGCGTGCCTCGCGTGTTGGATCAGAAGTCTACAAGTAAATGCATAGAATGCGATGTTTATATATATCAGTAAATggacgtatatatacataggcTTGCGCTGTGCGGAATGTCGAGTGGCTGAATATCTGAAGCTAGCGGTGACTGCTGGGGCGTCAATGAGTGGGCTTGCCTGGGCAGCGTGCGTCGTGTGTTTTGTCAGCGCGTATATTCACGTTCCCGCAAACAGCCAGATTTTCACTTGAGATGTGCCTTACCTCGCCTTTTGTTGGCGCGTTTCTTGCATGTCCTATACgcatgtatacatgcatgtatttCGAATATTTTTTTTACATGTGCGGTTGGCTCTCCCGCTGAAGAGATGCGTGCGGTGCGCCGTGTGCGGCGAGTCTGGTCGCAGGCGCCATGAGTTTCATCGTGAACGATCCTGCCGCTGAGGCGGGCGCCCTACAAGAGCTGAAGATTGACACCACGACGAAAGAACGAGAGTGCACAGAAGAGTTACGCCGCCTTTTGACTTCCTCCTTAACGGATATCTTCTTTCTAGACCACGTAATCGGCAGCCAGATGCCTTTCAGTTCCTCAGACAAAGGCGCGTCTATCATCCGCCTTTTAGTCTTCTGGCTGTGAGAGGGAGAATTGGCGCACACGTACTCTtgattcatatatatatatatatatatatatgtataaatgtATACTTCTACATCTGGGGGGGTTGGACGGGGGCACATGGGAGACATGGACGTTTTTCCTGTTGAATCTTGTTGGCGCAAAGCGGGTAGCGGCGTGACATGAACCGTGGGATGGGCGTCATGCATGCCCGATGACTTTTGTGACGCAGATCTCAGGGGATCAGGCTAGGCTCCCTGCTGCCTCATTCCTGCCCTGCCGATAGACaagcgccctccgcggcatTCTCACGAATATCTCGTGCTCACACGTTTGTGACTGTCCGCTGATGCGCGCAGTCGGAGTTGAGGGTATAGGTTTGTCCTGACTTTAGCCGTTTTTTGTATatgcgcgcgtgtgtgctcTGCATTTGCCATTTCCTACGCAGATCACGCCTTCCTGTTCGCGGAAACTCTTCGAGCCGATGCTGCGCACTTACTTTTCCTCCCTCGACAAAGCCTGAGGCTGACtcaggggcggcgcgggctggGCTTTCTGGTGACACTGCGTTTACGCAAGGTTCGCGGCGAGAGCCGGCGAGAGCAGAGCCGAAGACTACCAAGTGCGAGTTGAAACCAAAGATTGGGGGGATGATGGCGGACGTGTGAAAGGGCTTGTTTTGTCAAGAGGAACTCTAAAGAGTGTGCAGTGTGTCTGCTGTATATAAAAACACTGAAACCGGAAGCGGGAAGAGTTCATCATCGCGCTcgtggcgcatgcgccacacGAAGTTGTCTGTTTTGATTATAGTCCCGCGTCCTCTCAACCGCTGAAAAAACACACCTGCGAGACTCGCGTTCGCCTATATCAAAGAATGAATTCCTGCAGATGCCTGCCAATCTGCCTTTCCAAACGGGTTGGgttctctctccctgtgAGGCCCTCCATTCTCGACTTTGAGGCGCAAGATAGACCTGAAATTTTGTGGTTTCGTCTTCAAGGacacacgccgccgcgccgacttTTCATCAGCAAGCCGACCGCGCCTTCCACGAGCTTGGAATCTTTTGTAGACCCCCGCGGGGCGCTGATCGCAAGTCACGTGCCGAGAGAAAACGCTATCTGCTTCTTCACGTTGTTCAGTGAAAGAGCTGCCAATGCGCAAGCCCATGCTGAATGTAAGGCGCAGTCTGCGCAGCATGTCGACGCCTTAGCCGCCGGACGTCTCTAATGCATCCGGCTCGTGTTGCTCAGATTCGAGCAGGAGAGCTCATAGGAGCGCTGgccgccagcctcgcgcgccaaGAAAAACTTTTAAGAGGGGACAAACAGCAAAATCGCCCAGCAGCGAAGCAACACGTGCTGTCTCGTTCTCACTAACTGTCGCATTCATAAGTAAACaagaaaaacgcgcagaGGACTCGCCAGCTGATAGAAACCCTGTCATAGACGCCTCTGAAGAAGGGCTCTCCTAGCTCGTCTCCAGCCCCGCATGCACCACGCCCACGGACTCGCGGCTCTTTGCGCCTCAATTTCTTTTAGTCGAGGCATCCTTGCTCGGTAAAGCCTCCCGATCTACACAACCTAACACAAGAGTGTCTATTGATTCACGCGGCTACAGAGAGACGCCCTGGAGACTGTCTTTCGACTGAGAGCGACTTCAGGCACTCAGCTTCCAGACACCTCAGCCAAAGCCTTCCCATCTATAAAACTCCACATAAccacgtgtatatatatacatatgtctacgtatatatatttggataaatatgtctatatatacatatataaacatatatacgtttgcatataaatatatatatatatatatatattccgACTTGAGGTGTGACTCTgcgagctccgcctcctctaCGGATGCAGATGCGGTCAGATACGTCTCTCGCACGGGGGATTTTTATATTTTTTGAGTGTATTTTTCGCTTCTGGCGACGACGTTGAGGAGTTCGCGTTCGTactctgcgcacgcgcgttCCTTTTGCTCGGTGAGGTCTTGCAGGAGGTGAAGGACTTTGCGTTTTTCGCCAGTCCCTTCGTCCTGGACGGCGCGGAGGTCTGCAAGCTtgtccgcggcctccgcttcgttctccctcgcgcgcgtcgcctccaggGCCCGCAGGTCGTTgacgcgccgctccgccttGAGCAGCTCGCCCTCCACTGCCAGGCGGtgctccgcgacgccgcgctgcagtgCCTCGATCTCCTCAGAGAGAacttgccgctgctgcgcgccctgTTCTTCCACCTTCTGCAGGTCCTCATGAAGCACCGAGATCTTCCGCTCCTCGGTTCGCCGCGACTGTGAAC
The Besnoitia besnoiti strain Bb-Ger1 chromosome VIII, whole genome shotgun sequence genome window above contains:
- a CDS encoding hypothetical protein (encoded by transcript BESB_085310) produces the protein MRPEVSLSPEGAGAGPEGAAARPTADFTYRVAFTRHASLAIRRSASLRALLRDRQRAAAASPSSSSTAAAHNDARGLRAGDPVGEQDGGASGPLLQTRPSLLVEIAAARERKARSEEAGLSAPADAAHSGLTAGFPAYLTNAKAFLRACKESAANAARKAGKSGAETEIVLVLGNTSADLDSISAAVTYAMFLEFCRFTFEPLDTSAGAADSAADVFPRFVPFVQCLSCEYSYRLQTRWWLEHCGAEVDDAALLFQDSPAIQTLLTQPAESATAPLLCLVDHNALTPANIALQKNVISILDHHVVLPEARASLGAAFAVDIPGPSIGSCCTLVAQLWGELETATESVLQASMDATLFLLGAVAVDTTACDPLLFRDRWNLPDKEALGALWRRAEAVLLPHGLRSPEELVEAFGKIKYDVPRQLALGLPALMRADYKEFLYTGVCGRDLNVGISALTVPLAEILEAQSETQQPPPECAQSFRGLRLEFAKAAAELMEEQNLRLVVGLSNYRPLTSLASSAGLQRQVAMIAKKEFQHLAEGAMSFIVNDPAAEAGALQELKIDTTTKERECTEELRRLLTSSLTDIFFLDHVIGSQMPFSSSDKGASIIRLLVFWLSRLPVRGNSSSRCCALTFPPSTKPEADSGAARAGLSGDTAFTQGSRREPARAEPKTTKCELKPKIGGMMADV